A genomic segment from Cyanobium sp. NIES-981 encodes:
- a CDS encoding ribulose bisphosphate carboxylase small subunit, translating to MPFKSTVGDYQTVATLETFGFLPPMTQDEIYDQIAYIIAQGWSPLIEHVHPSRSMATYWSYWKLPFFGEKDLGVIVSELEACHRAYPDHHVRLVGYDAYTQSQGACFVVFEGR from the coding sequence ATGCCCTTCAAGAGCACCGTGGGTGACTACCAAACAGTCGCCACCCTGGAGACCTTCGGCTTCCTCCCGCCGATGACCCAGGACGAGATCTACGACCAGATCGCTTACATCATTGCCCAGGGCTGGAGCCCGCTGATCGAGCACGTGCACCCCAGCCGCTCGATGGCCACTTACTGGTCGTACTGGAAGCTCCCCTTCTTCGGCGAGAAGGATCTCGGCGTGATCGTGAGTGAACTCGAGGCCTGCCACCGCGCCTACCCCGACCACCACGTGCGCCTGGTGGGCTACGACGCCTACACCCAGAGCCAGGGTGCCTGCTTCGTGGTGTTCGAGGGCCGCTGA
- a CDS encoding CsoS2 family carboxysome shell protein, with protein sequence MASTSSREAALERRRALTNGGKKAAGRFISSPSRVRTAADVRLSRPAGQAAPAPSGPQTSAPAQVAAPSTASAPRGRSALSLSAPEPGRRSEPKRLMNRSRELALARREALTQKGKRANTSRDRTRTDLGRELTRGTGSTAPAPAPVAPSAAKPCGCKDRSSEAPGLNLSGGLGSSGRSQASQRPSIRRAQAQHNPSRALVLARREALSKRGKSANAPTNSTAASVARQGNPDISTRELAQKVRELKAKVGSAGSSRSGCTRPTGPNRHGARQAAAADAHWKVGMSETSSGQVVTGTQANRSPKTTGNEAATCRAITGTEYLGAEVFQTFCQSEAPRLQPAKVRVTATTHGNRVTGNEVGRSEKVTGDEPGTCKIITGTEYVSANQSASYCGTTNPSPRKVGRSQTLGGQPVSGVMVGRSERVTGDEPGSGLQLTGDQYLGAEPPAPGRAPSKVESLQTLRGTGVTGTAVGRSERVTGNEPGSCRIITGDEYIGTQQYESFCGVRPAPEAPKVGFSVTNRAQVVSGTRTGRSDKVTGDEPGTCKAVTGTPYAGLEQASDHCPTPAVRTIRERTPVRGSSRMSGIQPGIGGVMTGAERGACEAVTGTPYVGADQLAAACGAASSGDADFPQPLESAPWQQFSVQSPARAAQVARQERSGVTGNSYEQGGRITGPFDMAGDKVTGTEHFRFDRRGPQLSRGPIQTSVMSAAPVSVDEDARPTSRVTGEGISAGLKITGDDWDRGERVTGTEGSSARRRNPTRVGPMSAMPGFQSKRNEEVPEPVSRVTGSSGNTQAGSLITVSGGARG encoded by the coding sequence ATGGCCAGCACATCCAGCCGGGAAGCAGCGCTCGAGCGCCGCCGGGCCCTCACCAACGGTGGCAAGAAAGCCGCAGGCCGGTTCATCTCGAGCCCGAGCCGGGTGCGCACCGCCGCTGATGTGCGTCTCAGCCGCCCCGCCGGCCAGGCAGCGCCTGCCCCCTCCGGTCCCCAGACCTCCGCCCCAGCCCAGGTCGCCGCCCCCAGCACCGCTTCCGCCCCCCGCGGCCGCAGCGCTCTGAGCCTCAGCGCCCCCGAGCCGGGACGCCGCAGCGAGCCAAAGCGGCTGATGAACCGCAGCCGCGAGCTCGCCCTGGCCCGCCGCGAGGCCCTCACCCAGAAGGGCAAGCGGGCCAACACCTCCCGGGACCGCACCCGCACGGACCTTGGCCGTGAGCTGACCCGGGGCACCGGCTCGACCGCTCCGGCCCCGGCCCCGGTGGCGCCATCCGCCGCGAAGCCCTGCGGCTGCAAGGACCGCAGCAGCGAAGCACCCGGCCTGAACCTGTCGGGTGGCCTGGGCAGCTCAGGCCGCAGCCAGGCCTCCCAGCGCCCCTCCATCCGGCGGGCGCAGGCCCAGCACAACCCCAGCCGGGCCCTGGTGCTCGCCCGCCGCGAAGCCCTCTCCAAGCGCGGCAAGTCCGCCAACGCCCCCACCAACAGCACGGCCGCTTCCGTGGCCCGGCAGGGCAACCCGGACATCAGCACCCGTGAACTCGCCCAGAAGGTGCGCGAGCTCAAGGCCAAGGTGGGCAGCGCCGGCTCCAGCCGCAGCGGCTGCACCCGGCCCACGGGCCCGAACCGGCACGGGGCCCGCCAGGCGGCCGCCGCCGACGCCCACTGGAAGGTGGGCATGAGTGAAACCAGTTCCGGCCAGGTGGTGACCGGCACCCAGGCCAACCGCTCGCCCAAGACCACCGGCAACGAGGCCGCCACCTGTCGGGCGATCACCGGCACCGAGTACCTGGGTGCCGAGGTCTTCCAGACCTTCTGCCAGAGCGAGGCACCCCGGCTGCAGCCCGCCAAGGTGCGGGTCACGGCCACCACCCACGGCAACCGGGTCACCGGCAACGAGGTGGGTCGTTCCGAGAAGGTGACCGGGGATGAGCCCGGCACCTGCAAGATCATCACCGGCACCGAGTACGTGTCCGCCAACCAGTCCGCCAGCTACTGCGGCACCACCAACCCCAGCCCCCGCAAGGTGGGCCGCAGCCAGACCCTGGGCGGCCAGCCCGTGTCCGGGGTGATGGTGGGCCGATCCGAGCGGGTCACCGGCGACGAACCGGGCTCCGGCCTGCAGCTCACCGGCGACCAGTACCTGGGCGCCGAGCCCCCCGCTCCGGGCCGGGCCCCCAGCAAGGTGGAGAGCCTGCAGACCCTGCGGGGCACGGGCGTCACCGGCACTGCCGTGGGTCGCAGTGAGCGGGTCACCGGCAACGAGCCGGGCAGCTGCCGGATCATCACCGGCGACGAGTACATCGGCACCCAGCAGTACGAGAGCTTCTGCGGCGTCAGGCCCGCGCCCGAGGCCCCCAAGGTGGGCTTCAGCGTCACCAACCGGGCCCAGGTGGTGAGCGGCACCCGCACCGGCCGCAGCGACAAGGTGACCGGCGATGAGCCCGGCACCTGCAAGGCCGTCACCGGCACGCCCTACGCCGGCCTGGAGCAGGCCTCCGACCACTGCCCCACCCCAGCCGTGCGCACGATCCGGGAACGCACTCCGGTGCGGGGCTCCAGCCGCATGAGCGGCATCCAGCCGGGCATCGGCGGCGTGATGACCGGTGCCGAGCGCGGCGCCTGCGAGGCCGTCACGGGTACTCCCTACGTGGGTGCCGACCAGCTGGCCGCCGCCTGTGGCGCCGCCAGCAGCGGCGACGCCGACTTCCCCCAGCCGCTCGAGAGTGCACCCTGGCAGCAGTTCAGCGTGCAGTCGCCGGCCCGGGCCGCCCAGGTCGCCCGCCAGGAGAGGTCGGGAGTCACCGGCAACAGCTACGAGCAGGGGGGGAGGATCACCGGCCCTTTCGACATGGCCGGTGACAAGGTGACCGGCACCGAACACTTCCGTTTCGACCGTCGCGGCCCGCAGCTGTCGCGCGGACCGATCCAGACCAGCGTCATGTCGGCGGCACCGGTGAGCGTCGATGAAGACGCCAGGCCCACCTCCCGGGTGACCGGCGAGGGGATCTCCGCCGGCCTCAAGATCACGGGCGACGACTGGGACCGGGGTGAACGGGTCACCGGCACCGAAGGCAGCTCGGCCCGCCGGCGCAACCCCACCCGGGTGGGCCCGATGAGCGCCATGCCCGGCTTCCAGTCCAAGCGCAACGAGGAGGTGCCCGAACCGGTGAGCCGGGTCACGGGCTCCAGCGGCAACACCCAGGCCGGATCCCTGATCACGGTGTCCGGCGGCGCCCGCGGCTGA
- a CDS encoding carboxysome shell carbonic anhydrase, giving the protein MPRRTNRPSTPPPLAPTAARRRPGAAEPRRGPAGSGADAAEPGPPLRGTRARAAMQASRTPASPAASRPVGRRSSRPASPAPGLARPSTRPAGGFRRSAPAAAARSPITTEAQLHPLTDGAANEALHAYDTAVKLAFDRIVPVLKRLSALQHEDDFVRRAQAIALEELGYPLPEPVLETAWVSQLDMRTLFAWCVFETYEQASEAFFRDDPLQGQPGSPSAESFDAFLLDCGFHLLDITPCADGRLAHAIAFGLRLPFSSVRRRPHAGALFDVENTVNRWVKTEHRRYREAQPNPAHADTRYLKVALYHFSSLDPEHEGCAAHGSNDVLAASCGLSRLKDFQQAVENSFCCGASVDLLLMGIDTDTDAIRVHMPGMDGSTRLDRWLDAREVYAATLGLPPDQARQRARAMVQEAAASVPDPGMVTLVARLLEHNISQIDYVRQFHGGAYDDAGHAERFIGVGIGFKEIHLRNLTYFAYMDTVEEGAADLDVGVKIFKGLNVSRGLPVPVVVRFDYHGQVPGARDRAVRHCQRVQAAIESRYAELFQQGLLHALLTVRDQDRHTPAEAVGSTIVFATGGGH; this is encoded by the coding sequence ATGCCCCGACGTACCAACCGCCCCAGCACACCACCACCGCTCGCGCCCACGGCGGCGCGCCGCCGTCCTGGCGCCGCCGAGCCACGGCGCGGGCCCGCAGGGTCTGGCGCCGATGCGGCCGAGCCCGGGCCGCCGCTGCGGGGCACCCGGGCCCGGGCCGCCATGCAGGCCAGCCGCACCCCGGCATCACCGGCGGCATCCCGGCCCGTGGGGCGGCGCAGCTCCAGGCCGGCGTCGCCGGCCCCTGGACTGGCGCGCCCCTCGACGCGCCCCGCGGGGGGCTTCCGCCGCTCGGCACCCGCCGCTGCTGCCCGGAGCCCTATCACCACCGAGGCCCAGCTGCATCCACTCACGGATGGGGCCGCCAACGAGGCCCTGCACGCCTACGACACCGCGGTGAAGCTGGCGTTCGACCGGATCGTGCCGGTGCTCAAGCGACTCTCGGCCCTGCAGCACGAGGATGACTTCGTCCGCCGGGCCCAGGCCATCGCCCTCGAGGAGCTCGGCTATCCCCTGCCCGAGCCGGTCCTGGAAACCGCCTGGGTGAGCCAGCTCGACATGCGCACCCTGTTTGCCTGGTGCGTGTTCGAGACCTACGAGCAGGCCAGCGAGGCCTTTTTCCGCGACGACCCACTCCAGGGTCAGCCCGGCAGCCCCTCAGCCGAGAGCTTCGACGCCTTCCTGCTGGACTGCGGCTTCCACCTGCTGGACATCACCCCCTGCGCCGACGGCCGCCTGGCCCACGCCATCGCCTTCGGCCTGCGGCTGCCCTTCAGTTCGGTGCGCCGCCGCCCCCACGCCGGCGCCCTGTTCGATGTGGAGAACACGGTGAACCGCTGGGTGAAGACCGAGCACCGGCGCTACCGCGAGGCCCAGCCCAATCCGGCCCATGCCGACACCCGTTACCTGAAGGTGGCGCTGTACCACTTCAGTTCCCTGGACCCCGAGCACGAGGGCTGCGCCGCCCATGGCAGCAACGACGTCCTGGCGGCCTCCTGCGGCCTCAGCCGGCTGAAGGACTTCCAGCAGGCCGTGGAGAACAGCTTCTGCTGCGGCGCCTCGGTGGACCTGCTGCTGATGGGCATCGACACCGACACCGATGCGATCCGGGTGCACATGCCCGGCATGGATGGCAGCACCCGCCTGGACCGCTGGCTCGACGCCCGGGAGGTCTACGCCGCCACCCTGGGCCTGCCGCCGGATCAGGCCAGGCAACGGGCCCGTGCCATGGTGCAGGAGGCGGCCGCTTCCGTGCCCGACCCCGGCATGGTCACCCTGGTGGCCCGGCTGCTGGAGCACAACATCTCCCAGATCGACTACGTGCGCCAGTTCCACGGTGGCGCCTACGACGACGCCGGCCATGCCGAGCGCTTCATCGGTGTGGGGATCGGCTTCAAGGAGATCCACCTGCGCAACCTCACCTACTTCGCCTACATGGACACGGTGGAGGAGGGGGCCGCCGACCTGGACGTGGGCGTGAAGATCTTCAAGGGGCTGAACGTGTCAAGGGGTCTGCCGGTGCCGGTGGTGGTGCGCTTCGACTACCACGGCCAGGTGCCCGGGGCCCGCGACCGCGCCGTGCGCCACTGCCAGCGCGTGCAGGCCGCGATCGAGAGCCGCTACGCCGAGCTGTTCCAGCAAGGGCTGCTGCACGCCCTGCTCACCGTGCGCGACCAGGACCGCCACACCCCGGCCGAGGCGGTAGGTTCCACCATCGTGTTCGCAACCGGAGG